The stretch of DNA GCAAATCATGAAATGACTAATTATCTTTCCAAGTTCCTTGACAATCTGctatggaaaaaaccccactactCCTACACAAGCCCTCCCTATATGGTTCATAAAACTTTTCTCTGAAGGTCAGTGAAAGGGTGCATTTTAGAAAGATACCTAAGCTTGTACCTTAAGTTTCAAAACAATTATGAGGCCACCTCATTACCCAGTAAATTGTTCTAAGGCTTAATTACCTTCATTCCAAGGAAAATGGTTTTTAGGCTGAGTTTGTCTGTTCTCAATTTCTAGTCACTGCATTTGTATGCACTCAGACCTGTGTTCCCTGTGCAAGTATTTACATCAAGTAGTTCAATCCCTTTCTTCAATCAGCTGAACTATTCTAGCTCGTTATACTGCGAGTTTGGTTTCTCTGCTCaaaggctggttttgttttagtcTTCATGTGACTCCTGTTAGTTGCATTCTGCCATCTGGGGCTATTTTTACGTTACTGTATTTCTAATGCAGATCAGTGTTAGCAGCAGCCATGATTTTCTGTTATTCTTGacatttcaaaaagcaaacaaaaatgagGTGGCTTTTTTACCCCCGTTTTTCTGGGCAGTTTTCAAGTGTGTGCAGAAGGAGTAAAGACAACACCACCCATGAACAGCTCTCCTTGGCAGCTCTCACCTTCGCCTCCCCTACATCAAGAGCGATGCGATATTCCAGCTGTGGGGGCAGGGCTCCGTCAGCGTTCCTCAGGTAGCGCTGGATGCTGGGCACGGCATCCTTATCCAGACTGAACTCCCCTCTTTTGGGAAACATCGAAAGCAGCATTTccacttccagcagctggagctccagGCATTCTTTTACCGTGACAGCCATTGCACTGCCCTCCATGCACGCCTGGAACGAGAGGGCTGGAGTCAAACCCCGGGGTTTGGTGAGGTTTAGCACCACAAGGAAGCCCCAGGATTCTTTAAGGGCAGAATTTAGTTAAACACGGCTGGACACACAGCACTCAGCAGCCGGGCCCTCACAGCCCCACaccgggcagggctgggcaggcgGAGCCTTGCGGGCCCTGCCGGGCTCAGAGATGGAAGAGAGCACGGAATGGAGCCCCGTGTTGATGTGCGTGGGCAGTGATACATTATTTGCGTTATTTATCAGCAGATACACCCCGTGTTGTCAGGGGGTCGTGGGTCAACCCCAGCCGGCAGCCAAGCCCCCCCCACACAGCCGCCTCCCCCGCCCGGGGATCGGGGAGAGAATCGGGAGGGTAAAACGCAGAAAGTTCACGGGCTGAGATAGAGACAGTTCcatagggaaagcaaaagcccggcacacaagcaaagcaaggaatgaATTCAGTGCTTCCCCTGGGCAGGCgggtgttcagccatctccaggagagcagggccccatcacacctaacggtgacttgggaagacaaacgcCATCACTGCAAACGTTGGCCccattcctccttcttcccctgccttctatactgagcatgatgccacatggtctggaatgtccctttggtcagtctgggtcacctgtcccggctgtgtctcctcccaacctcccaagCACCCCCAGGCTCCTCCCCAGCGTGGCAGTACGAAAatcagaaaaggccttggctctgtgtaagccctgctcagcaataacaaaaacatctctatatcatcaaccctgtgttcagcacaaatccaaaccacagcgCCCTACCAGCCACTGCGAAGAAAATTAACTCCGCCCCAGCCAAAAGCAGCGCACTGGGAGGGCAACTTTGGAACGGGAGCGTGATGTCAGCGAAGCTGTGCGAGACCGGCTGTCCCAGCCCGCGCCGGACACACCcgggccgctcccgccgccgccacGCCCGGACCTTCCGCCGGATGCTGGCGCGGCCTGGGCGGGGCGGGGCCTGCGCGGCCGCGGCtccgggcgggggcggggcccggGCGCCACGCGGCGGTCGAtgccccgcccgccgccggtCACTGGTCGGTCCCGCCGCCTGTGGGCGTGGCCGCGCCGGCTCCGTGCGGGGcgcgcggcggcggctccggcgggATTCCGTCCGTCCCGCCCCGTCcatcccgtcccgtcccgccccgtccatcccatcccatcccgtcccgtcccgtcccgtcccgtcccgtcccgtcccgtcccgtcccggcCGGCGCGTCCGGACGCCATCGCCGCGGGGTCCCGAGGGAATCAGCCGTGCAGCCGGCGGCTGCTGGCGCCGCCCGTGAGGGAGCGTGTCCGTCtggccccgcccggcccggcctggtGTCCGTCTCCCGGTCCGCACGGAGCTGCCGCCCGGGAGGAACATCCCGGGAGCACCGCTGGGGGTTTCCCTGCAAAGGCTTAGGGAAGCAGGACACGCTGCTCTTGGGCTCGGAAATCAGTGCAAGCAGCCGCGGCCGAACGCACTGGGCGGCTGATGTCACGGTGAGAAACGGGAAGCTCCCGCTGCGGGAACTTGTTAGGATCCCTGGATCCAGCCGACTGGGAATCGTGGCTCTCCTTGCCTCATCCGTGCATGATCTGCTTATATCTGATCACGCTCTGTTTATCCGGTGCGCTCCAGGGAGTGTAGAGACTCCTTCGCTGTGGTCGTGGTCCCCGCTGCGGTCCCGCCAAGAGATGGATGGGAGCGGCTAAAAGTCCCCGCCGGCTTCAGAACGTGAAACTGGTTACAGTGACTTGTCTTCTCTCACTTCCATTTGTGCTTCCTTCTCTAGAAATGGATTCTGAGGCCCTCAGAAAGTACTCGGCATTGCACCCCAAGCCTGCCGGGCTGACCCTGCAGTATGGCACCGCTGGATTCCGCACCAAGGCCGAGCAGCTGGACCACATCATGTTCCGCATGGGCCTCCTGGCAGTCCTCAGGTCCAAAGCTGTGACAGCGACCATTGGCATCATGGTTACAGCGTCCCACAACCCTGAAGTAAGAACAGCCCTTTCCTTAAACGTGTGACCGGTTTGGTGGAATGATGTGAAGTGTTTTGGTAGAAGGGTGGAAAGATGAGATGAATTTGTTGGAATCAAAGCTCATCATAGCATTGAGAGACCAGATCCTGGAGATACTTGGACCTGCTTAAAGCATTTAGCCTGCTCCCTATAAATACAATCTCTGATCTATCTGAAGTTACCTTTTTCCCTGTACACACAAGTGGGATTTTTTCTCATGTGGAAATGGTGtaatgcagaaaacatttcatcCTGCAACGTAACTTTCTAATGTTGGGAAGCTAGGAGTAACCTTGAGAAGAGAGGAACCTTTGAGTAAAAtctgtatgttttaaaaataaacatgcaaaTGCAGGGATTACAAATCAGGCATTTagacttctgctgctgtggagcaTTGCAGGTTATTAGAATCTCCCCTTATGTCATTTTAATGTCAAATGTGTTTCATACCGAAATTATGAGGGAGAAAGAGTTGGTTACTTAATAAGCTGGTTATCGTACTTTTTTGGGGGCTTGTTGGAGGTTTAATTAAACAGCTAAGTTTATTGCATCCCAGGATTTCTctacttttaaagaaacagtatGACTGAACCATGTGTTGGCTGTCTTCAAAGAGGTTTTATTAGTTCCCCACTTTTAGACAtactttgttcttttgtttttctactaAGGAAGACAATGGTGTAAAGCTGGTTGATCCTCTTGGAGAAATGCTGCACCCTTCCTGGGAAGAGTATGCCACACAACTAGCAAATGCAGAGGAGCAAGAATTACAGAAAGTGATAACTGAGATCTgccaaaaagcagcagtgaacCTGCACAAAGATGCCTCGGTTTTTATTGGTAGAGACACCAGGTAGTTACAAAAGGCTGTAGATGTATCCTGCTCCTATGGAAGTGCCAGTGCTGTGTTCATGCTTTTGGGATGTTTTACTCTCTGGAGCCAGATTATGTTTTGTTTGTGGCTGAATTTATGATAACGACAAtaagcaaaacttcttcaatGCTGTTGCTATGTTAGCTTCCATGATAGCTACAAGAACTTCCTAGCACTGCTTCTGAACAGGATGCTTTATTGTGGTGTGGGGTGGGGAATTGTGTGGGTACTCTGTGATGTCCACCTGTGTCCAGCACTTTACGTGTGTTTGCAATCCCCGGGGGTGTTGGCTTTCAAACTTCGTTGGGAATTGCCTACAACAGAAAAAGGTATAGATTTCTTCACAGTGAGTCTAAATCTACTGGTAGGAAGCTTGTTGAGTCTTCCACATGGGCTTCCTTCCCAAGTCCATAGATAAATGCCTTTGCCAAGGTTATCAGCTGTACTTGTTTTCCAGGCCAAGCAGCAAGAAGCTGTCCCAGTCAGTAATAGATGGTGTCCAGGTTCTAGGTGGTCAGTACCACGGTAGGTTGCACTTCTGCAATTCTAATCTCATTTcaagtttttttaatgcaaatatgACTCTTTTATGTAGCCCTAAAGCAATAGCCTAGACACATTTCCATTCTTGCTTGTAACAATCTTATTTCAGGGTAGTTGTATGGCTTTAATACAAGGGGGGCAGGGGAAGGTTGCATTTTCAGAAGAGAACTTGAAAAATTTCATTGTGTTTCCTGCACTGCATTTGTCTGTTTACTGTACAACTTTTAAGCAGCAATTAATTTGCAATTCTATTTCTGAATATTGTGCCTTTTGTTTCACGCTAGATTATGGTCTGGTGACAACACCACAGCTCCATTACATGGTCTGCTGTCAAAACACCCAAGGGCAGTATGGGAAAGCAACACTGGAAGGTTATTATGAAAAACTATCCAAAGCTTTTATGGAACTGATAAAACAGGTGAATAGTGGGTGTTGTCTTCTTTGTGCAAAtgtacaaaattaattaatctcTTTTGTTTGTTAGCCTGTTAAGGCCTGAAGTTTTTAATTCAGCATGCTCTAGGTGTGGTTTCTCTAGGGTTAGAGTTCACTTTGCCCCTTCTTCCCTTGCGCTAAGTCTCACTGCTCTGGAGAGAGTCAGAGGCACCTGAAGATTGACTGTGCCAATGGAATAGGAGCCCTGAAACTATCAGAAATGAAGCCCTACTTTCCACAAGAGGTGCTAATTCACATATATAATGATGGAACCAAGGAGAAACTCAATCACTTATGTGGTGCAGATTTTGTGAAAGTTCACCAGAAACCACCTGGAGGTATGTAGTCTGTAATTTTATGTTGCTTTATCTCATCTCCAGGTCTGAAAGTGCAGGGTCTAGCAAGGGTGCACATTTTTGGGGAAGTAGACTCCCTGTTCCTTACTAAGTGACTGCATGAATGGTTCTCCTTGTGCAATGGAAAGAGGGAATAGCATGGCCAGATTTGGCATATCTCTAGTTTATGTTGCTCTAAACTGCTTGGAAGTGCACGGTATCTCTCTGACTGGCTGAAATATGTTTGATGGTCTCTTCTGAATGTTAAGGTGGCAGAGTCCAAAGATCAGTCAGGACTGGattaatgttatttattttatgaagaaacACTTTTCCGGGTTCCTGCAGAAGGGCTGGGTTAATTAACAGCTTGGTGCCAGCAGCTGACTCATTGACATAAACCAGTGAGGAAATTATTCCAATCAATTTTTTGAGAAGTGTATAAAAGAAAACCCCTGAACTGGGAGAGCAGGCTGGTTTGGATATGAGATTATTTGAGACTAAACTGAGTTCTCCATTGGACAGCTGCCCTCTCACTGCAACTGCTGGCCAAATCTGAACACCAAGATATGGTGTTGTTTCTCCTTCCCACACTGCTTGTGTACTGGAGAaatgcagtgctgggagcagcacaggggcagtACCTGCTGGGGATGCATGCTTGTGCCTCACGTCTGGATCCTGGCTTTGACTGTGCCTGAGTAGAGTCATTTGTATGCAGACCTGTGctctgaaaatatgttttcctaatcactcactgaaataaattacttgattttgtttcttttcctgactttAACTTGCATTTGTAACTCTGTGCACTAGGGCTGGACATGAAGCCCAATGAGAGATGCTGCTCATTTGATGGTGATGCAGATAGAATTGTTTATTACTATAAGGACACGGCTGGCCATTTTCACCTGATTGATGGAGATAAAATAGCAACTTTAATTAGTATCTTCCTAAAAGAACTTCTTGCCAAGGTAATTCTAACATATGAAATGAATGctggcattttaatttttaaagtatgatATAGGCTAAGGAAGCTGTGTTCGTTGATACGTGGTCTCTCTACATCTACCTAAAGTGTACCAGCTTTAAAAAGAGATCAATCCTGTACCTCACTGCTGTGGCCAAAAAGGGGTTTGGAAAGTCTAAGCTTGAAGGGCTGCTTCATCCAGACCCAAGAAAAATCAGTATGGGATATATAAAGGTTGAACAGAACTCatgttgtttttaaacataCAGAAGTTCTCAGTGAGCTGGTGCCTCCCTCTGATGCCCAGAAGTTTTAAGTGTACATTTAACAGTTCTGATTATCCTTCCATTTATCCTCCTCATTTGGCTCTGTGCCTCTTGGACAGTAAAACTTGGCTTATTGGTTTGCTCAGGTGAAACAGAGCTTCAAGATGGCAGTGGTACAAACAGCATATGCCAATGGGAATTCCACACGCTACCTCCAGGAAACACTGAAGGTATTCTCCATGTTTTTCCTAGGTAGTttacatttgtttattttaaaagtaaatgctACTGTAATATGATTGctaggaaaattaaaatcaagaaaaaataaattactctttcAAACCTCCAGTAGTAACAAAATTCTTGGTGGCAAAGGAGACAC from Corvus cornix cornix isolate S_Up_H32 chromosome 3, ASM73873v5, whole genome shotgun sequence encodes:
- the PGM3 gene encoding phosphoacetylglucosamine mutase codes for the protein MDSEALRKYSALHPKPAGLTLQYGTAGFRTKAEQLDHIMFRMGLLAVLRSKAVTATIGIMVTASHNPEEDNGVKLVDPLGEMLHPSWEEYATQLANAEEQELQKVITEICQKAAVNLHKDASVFIGRDTRPSSKKLSQSVIDGVQVLGGQYHDYGLVTTPQLHYMVCCQNTQGQYGKATLEGYYEKLSKAFMELIKQSHCSGESQRHLKIDCANGIGALKLSEMKPYFPQEVLIHIYNDGTKEKLNHLCGADFVKVHQKPPGGLDMKPNERCCSFDGDADRIVYYYKDTAGHFHLIDGDKIATLISIFLKELLAKVKQSFKMAVVQTAYANGNSTRYLQETLKVPVHCVKTGVKHLHHKAQEFDVGVYFEANGHGTVLFSKAAETKIRQLVKEEKDDEKREAAKMLENMIDLINQTVGDAVSDMLVIEAILALKGLTVQQWDALYTDLPNRLLKVQVADRRVIDTTDAERRALTPPGLQEKIDALVKKYKLSRAFVRPSGTEDVVRIYAEADTQENADALAHEVSLAVFHLAGGKGAPPQPI